A DNA window from Callospermophilus lateralis isolate mCalLat2 chromosome X, mCalLat2.hap1, whole genome shotgun sequence contains the following coding sequences:
- the Rap2c gene encoding ras-related protein Rap-2c isoform X1 encodes MREYKVVVLGSGGVGKSALTVQFVTGTFIEKYDPTIEDFYRKEIEVDSSPSVLEILDTAGTEQFASMRDLYIKNGQGFILVYSLVNQQSFQDIKPMRDQIVRVKRYEKVPLILVGNKVDLEPEREVMSSEGRALAQEWGCPFMETSAKSKSMVDELFAEIVRQMNYSSLPEKQDQCCTTCVVQ; translated from the exons ATGAGGGAATACAAGGTAGTGGTGTTAGGGAGCGGAGGGGTTGGCAAATCTGCCCTTACTGTGCAGTTTGTCACCGGGACTTTCATTGAGAAATATGACCCCACCATTGAAGATTTCTACCGCAAAGAGATCGAAGTGGACTCTTCCCCCTCCGTGCTGGAAATTCTGGACACCGCAGGAACGGAGCAGTTTGCCTCCATGAGAGATCTCTACATCAAAAACGGCCAAGGTTTCATCCTGGTTTATAGTCTGGTTAATCAACAGTCTTTCCAG GATATCAAGCCAATGAGAGATCAGATTGTCAGAGTGAAAAGATATGAAAAAGTCCCACTAATCCTAGTAGGAAACAAAGTGGATCTGGAACCAGAAAGAGAGGTTATGTCTTCAGAAGGCAGAGCTCTGGCTCAAGAATGGGGCTGCCCTTTCATGGAGACATCGGCAAAAAGTAAATCAATGGTGGATGAACTTTTTGCTGAGATCGTCAGGCAAATGAACTATTCATCACTGCCCGAGAAGCAAGATCAGTGTTGTACAACTTGTGTTGTCCAGTAA
- the Rap2c gene encoding ras-related protein Rap-2c isoform X2: protein MRDLYIKNGQGFILVYSLVNQQSFQDIKPMRDQIVRVKRYEKVPLILVGNKVDLEPEREVMSSEGRALAQEWGCPFMETSAKSKSMVDELFAEIVRQMNYSSLPEKQDQCCTTCVVQ, encoded by the exons ATGAGAGATCTCTACATCAAAAACGGCCAAGGTTTCATCCTGGTTTATAGTCTGGTTAATCAACAGTCTTTCCAG GATATCAAGCCAATGAGAGATCAGATTGTCAGAGTGAAAAGATATGAAAAAGTCCCACTAATCCTAGTAGGAAACAAAGTGGATCTGGAACCAGAAAGAGAGGTTATGTCTTCAGAAGGCAGAGCTCTGGCTCAAGAATGGGGCTGCCCTTTCATGGAGACATCGGCAAAAAGTAAATCAATGGTGGATGAACTTTTTGCTGAGATCGTCAGGCAAATGAACTATTCATCACTGCCCGAGAAGCAAGATCAGTGTTGTACAACTTGTGTTGTCCAGTAA